The Candidatus Polarisedimenticolia bacterium genome contains a region encoding:
- a CDS encoding glycosyltransferase family 2 protein, which translates to MRLPLSILVCTHNRAGVLRDALASLEAQTLPRDRFEVLVVDNASTDDTPEVVAGFARRGILDVRVFREMELGLDAARNRGVREAKGEIIAFLDDDARARPEWAAAILDGFARHDAPIVGGKVDLVWEAPRPIWFSDVLLRYLIHCDYGTQVIEIVSPPWLYGTNVAFRREIFQEIGLFRLDLDRKGSSLMGGGDTEFFIRARARGKRLLYLPELVVDHLVPASRLTREFFRERLFYSGYTRAAHGTESVPRRAANCLVFAAGGPACAVAAGALRLAGLARQSFAQERRALLACGYLYYFLLKAGGRVPPPRLEAWT; encoded by the coding sequence ATGAGGCTGCCGCTGAGCATTCTGGTTTGCACGCACAACCGTGCCGGCGTCCTGCGCGACGCGCTCGCCAGCCTGGAGGCGCAGACGCTGCCGCGGGATCGCTTCGAGGTCCTGGTGGTGGACAACGCCTCCACCGACGACACGCCGGAGGTTGTGGCCGGCTTCGCCCGCCGCGGGATACTCGATGTGCGCGTGTTCCGCGAGATGGAGCTGGGTCTCGACGCCGCCCGCAACCGGGGGGTGCGCGAGGCCAAGGGAGAGATCATCGCCTTTCTGGACGATGACGCGCGGGCACGTCCCGAGTGGGCCGCCGCCATCCTCGATGGCTTCGCCCGTCACGACGCGCCCATCGTGGGGGGAAAGGTGGATCTGGTCTGGGAGGCGCCGCGGCCGATCTGGTTCAGCGACGTCCTGCTGCGCTACTTGATCCACTGCGACTATGGCACACAGGTCATCGAGATCGTCTCTCCGCCCTGGTTGTATGGGACCAACGTCGCGTTCCGGCGGGAGATCTTCCAGGAGATCGGCTTGTTCCGACTGGATCTGGATCGCAAGGGGAGCTCACTCATGGGAGGCGGCGACACCGAGTTCTTCATCCGGGCGCGTGCCCGCGGCAAGCGCCTCCTCTACCTCCCGGAGCTGGTGGTCGATCATCTGGTTCCCGCCAGCCGTCTGACCCGGGAGTTTTTTCGCGAGCGCCTGTTCTACTCCGGCTACACGCGCGCGGCGCACGGCACCGAATCGGTGCCGCGCCGGGCGGCGAATTGCCTGGTATTCGCGGCGGGGGGCCCCGCCTGCGCCGTCGCAGCGGGGGCGCTGCGGCTCGCGGGGCTCGCGCGGCAGAGCTTCGCCCAGGAGCGCCGTGCGCTCCTGGCCTGCGGCTATCTCTACTACTTCCTCCTCAAGGCCGGCGGCCGCGTCCCCCCGCCGCGCCTGGAGGCATGGACCTGA
- a CDS encoding glycosyltransferase family 2 protein, with translation MKLIIQIPCLNEETTLPITLAGLPRSLPGVDRIELLVIDDGSTDRTAEVARRLGVHHVVVLPTHQGLARAFTQGLDAALKLGADIIVNTDADNQYDARDLERLITPILEGTADLVVGDRRVQTLGHFSRVKRMLHRLGDHVMRRLSGLELLDSTSGYRAFSREAALRLNVFSRFTYTLETLIQAGKKHLAVAHVPVGVNKQLRESRLFPNLWFYIKRSVSTMVRIYALYEPLKVFAYAGLTLLAGGGLLIARFFYFYFTAEGSSGHTQSFLAGTALSILGAVTILFGVVSDLMAANRQLVEDVQYRLRKMELENLESDSEHAASRRKTSSWGGGGKPS, from the coding sequence GTGAAGCTCATCATCCAGATCCCCTGCTTGAACGAGGAGACCACCCTCCCGATCACTCTCGCGGGGCTGCCGCGCAGCCTCCCCGGGGTGGATCGCATCGAGCTTCTGGTCATCGACGACGGGAGCACCGACCGCACCGCGGAGGTGGCCCGGCGCCTGGGCGTGCATCACGTCGTGGTGCTGCCGACCCACCAGGGGCTGGCACGCGCCTTCACCCAGGGACTGGACGCGGCCCTCAAGCTCGGCGCCGACATCATCGTGAACACCGATGCCGACAACCAGTACGACGCTCGCGATCTGGAGCGGCTCATCACCCCCATCCTCGAGGGCACGGCGGATCTCGTCGTGGGCGATCGGCGGGTCCAGACGCTCGGGCACTTCTCACGGGTCAAGCGGATGCTGCACCGCCTCGGGGACCACGTGATGCGGCGCCTTTCGGGGCTGGAGCTGCTCGACTCGACCAGCGGCTACCGGGCCTTCAGCCGGGAGGCGGCGCTGCGGCTGAATGTCTTCTCGCGCTTCACCTATACCCTGGAGACGCTGATTCAGGCCGGCAAGAAGCATCTGGCGGTGGCGCACGTGCCGGTAGGTGTCAACAAACAGCTGCGCGAATCGCGGCTGTTCCCGAACCTGTGGTTCTACATCAAGCGGTCGGTGAGCACGATGGTGCGGATCTATGCGCTCTACGAGCCGCTGAAGGTCTTTGCCTACGCCGGCCTGACGCTGCTGGCCGGCGGCGGGCTGCTGATCGCCCGGTTCTTCTACTTCTATTTCACCGCCGAGGGGTCCAGCGGCCACACCCAGTCGTTCCTGGCGGGGACGGCGCTCTCCATCCTCGGGGCGGTGACCATCCTCTTCGGCGTCGTCAGCGACCTGATGGCGGCCAACCGGCAGCTGGTCGAGGACGTGCAGTACCGGCTGCGCAAGATGGAGCTGGAGAATCTGGAGAGCGACTCGGAGCACGCCGCCTCGCGACGGAAGACTTCCTCCTGGGGCGGCGGAGGGAAGCCGTCATGA
- a CDS encoding radical SAM protein, which translates to MKRILLLNGPDDRVDSVMIRSGDRWPHRLPRKLSRQVPHAYPFWFAQCGALLKAEGHEVTYVDAIAENLGIDGTVERYATLRPDLVIVATSTPTIHTDLLMARLAKEKIGAFTVLVDTHVTVFHRELASEPFVDAAVRGEFEVAVSEIARVLEQGADLSGIPGVTWKRAGEVVVNPDRPLLKDLDHLPWPDRSLVPADQYIVGLRTQDPCYMVMASRGCPFRCTFCLWVPVMFNNKVRFRDVEKVVDEIVDLQKRFGAREVFFHDDTVNVTVRRVEEICNAILRRGVRIGWIANFRADQTTPELFRLMKRAGCTKILLGVESGSQRLLDETIDKEITLKEVEDTIRWAKSAGIRVHCTYSLGAPGETRETMRETLEFIKKTDPDDIQVSLMTPIPGTPFYEKVKHEVADWHDFDGVSGRSWCDLPTPELKNAMNRIYIEHYLTPRRILKRVTRMRNLYDVKENWRQFKAFLSRYAATGFPRPIGTSFESGEQA; encoded by the coding sequence ATGAAGAGGATATTGCTGCTGAACGGCCCGGACGACCGCGTCGATTCGGTCATGATCCGGAGCGGCGATCGCTGGCCGCACCGCCTGCCGCGCAAGCTCAGCCGGCAGGTGCCGCACGCCTACCCGTTCTGGTTCGCCCAATGCGGCGCGCTGCTGAAGGCGGAAGGGCACGAGGTCACCTATGTCGACGCCATCGCAGAGAATCTGGGGATCGACGGCACCGTCGAGCGTTATGCCACCCTGCGCCCCGACCTGGTGATCGTCGCCACCTCCACGCCGACCATCCACACCGACCTGCTGATGGCGCGGCTGGCCAAGGAGAAGATCGGGGCGTTCACCGTGCTGGTGGACACCCACGTGACCGTGTTCCACCGCGAGCTGGCCTCCGAGCCCTTCGTCGACGCGGCGGTACGGGGCGAGTTCGAAGTGGCGGTGAGCGAGATCGCCCGGGTCCTGGAGCAGGGAGCGGACCTCTCCGGCATCCCCGGGGTGACCTGGAAGCGCGCCGGCGAGGTGGTGGTGAACCCCGACCGCCCCCTCCTGAAAGACCTGGACCACCTTCCCTGGCCGGACCGCAGCCTGGTCCCCGCCGACCAGTACATCGTCGGATTGCGGACGCAGGATCCCTGCTACATGGTAATGGCCAGCCGGGGCTGCCCGTTCCGCTGCACCTTCTGCCTGTGGGTCCCGGTGATGTTCAACAACAAGGTCCGCTTCCGCGACGTCGAGAAGGTGGTGGACGAGATCGTCGATTTGCAGAAGCGCTTCGGGGCGCGCGAGGTCTTCTTCCACGACGACACCGTGAACGTCACGGTGCGCCGCGTAGAGGAGATCTGCAACGCCATCCTGCGGCGCGGGGTGCGCATTGGCTGGATCGCCAACTTCCGCGCCGACCAGACCACACCCGAGCTTTTCCGGCTGATGAAGCGGGCCGGCTGCACGAAGATCCTCCTGGGGGTCGAGAGCGGCTCCCAACGCCTCCTGGACGAGACCATCGACAAGGAGATCACTCTGAAGGAGGTGGAGGACACGATCCGCTGGGCCAAGTCGGCGGGTATCCGCGTGCACTGCACCTACTCGCTCGGCGCTCCGGGAGAGACGCGCGAGACGATGCGCGAGACCCTGGAGTTCATCAAGAAGACCGATCCCGACGACATTCAGGTGAGCCTGATGACGCCGATTCCCGGCACCCCCTTCTACGAGAAGGTGAAGCACGAGGTAGCCGACTGGCACGACTTCGACGGCGTCTCGGGGCGCTCCTGGTGCGACCTGCCGACACCCGAGCTGAAGAACGCCATGAACCGGATCTACATCGAGCACTATCTGACGCCGCGGCGCATCCTCAAGCGGGTGACGCGCATGCGCAACCTCTACGACGTCAAGGAGAACTGGCGCCAGTTCAAGGCGTTCCTGAGCCGCTACGCGGCAACCGGTTTCCCGCGTCCCATCGGCACCTCTTTCGAGAGCGGAGAGCAGGCGTGA
- a CDS encoding sugar transferase — MKAVILAGGQDTHMVPLVRTVPKALLPVANRPMVEYLLHLLKSNGVREVALAVSGSGDAYSHTLGDGKAIGMQLHYSQEALPRGTAGCLLPLKDFIDSEPFMVIHGSLFLDADLGSLGAFHQDKGAAVTIAVRPYSEGSRDWHHMELEVGEEGEVSSMRVRNLSQSDRLARVPVGVYVFDPGVLDVIQPGVYFDIKEQLLPRLREEGRAIQAVDLDGYCKNVLELRDYLRVNRAVLLGHVNGYSFEGEIADRIWVGRGSRVSNMSHLFGPVMIGRDCVIGSQTQLIGPVCIGDGCVVEDGAVIRESLLLPGSHVERDSRVDGCVLAADTVVSPGQSLRGVVAIPESLDIGEVDLSDADLVIQGLASSAGHYARGLAARAMYRFFKRAMDLGAALAGLVLLLPVILVVAAVVKATSPGPIFFRQKRCGRNGREFKMVKFRTMVKDAEAMQTDLRPKNEVDGPMFKMENDPRSTKLGKLLRRFSIDEIPQLWNVLMGEMSLVGPRPLAEKEMQFCPAWRDARLKVRPGITGLWQVSGRSKTSFHDWIRLDIEYVRERSLMLDLRILLRTLFIVFHTRGSF; from the coding sequence ATGAAAGCAGTCATTCTCGCGGGCGGCCAGGACACCCACATGGTGCCGCTCGTCCGCACGGTCCCCAAGGCCCTGCTGCCCGTGGCCAACCGCCCGATGGTGGAATACCTGCTGCACCTCTTGAAGTCGAACGGGGTGCGCGAGGTCGCCCTGGCGGTAAGCGGCTCGGGAGATGCCTACAGCCATACCCTCGGCGACGGAAAGGCCATCGGGATGCAGCTGCACTACTCGCAAGAGGCGCTGCCGCGCGGGACGGCCGGGTGCCTCCTCCCCTTGAAGGACTTCATCGACTCGGAGCCCTTCATGGTGATCCACGGCAGCCTCTTCCTGGACGCCGACCTCGGCTCGCTCGGCGCGTTCCACCAGGACAAGGGGGCGGCGGTCACCATCGCGGTGCGCCCCTACTCGGAAGGCTCCCGCGACTGGCACCACATGGAGCTCGAGGTAGGCGAGGAGGGGGAGGTCAGCTCCATGCGGGTGCGCAACCTCTCCCAGAGCGACCGCCTGGCCCGCGTGCCGGTGGGTGTCTACGTCTTCGATCCCGGGGTCCTCGATGTGATCCAGCCGGGAGTCTACTTCGACATCAAAGAGCAGCTCCTGCCGCGCCTGCGCGAGGAGGGCCGCGCCATCCAGGCGGTGGACCTGGACGGCTACTGCAAGAACGTCCTGGAATTGCGCGACTATCTGCGGGTCAACCGGGCGGTCCTGCTGGGGCACGTCAACGGCTACAGTTTCGAAGGCGAGATTGCCGATCGGATCTGGGTCGGGCGCGGCAGCCGCGTGTCCAACATGTCGCACCTGTTCGGCCCGGTGATGATCGGACGCGATTGCGTCATCGGCTCCCAGACGCAGCTCATCGGGCCGGTGTGCATCGGTGACGGCTGCGTGGTGGAGGACGGCGCCGTGATCCGCGAGAGCTTGCTGCTCCCCGGGTCCCACGTGGAGCGCGACTCGCGGGTGGACGGCTGCGTCCTGGCGGCCGACACCGTCGTCTCCCCGGGCCAGAGCCTGCGCGGGGTGGTGGCGATCCCGGAGAGTCTGGACATCGGCGAGGTGGATCTCTCCGACGCCGACTTGGTCATCCAGGGGCTGGCCTCGTCGGCCGGGCATTACGCCCGCGGCCTCGCGGCGCGCGCCATGTACCGCTTCTTCAAGCGGGCCATGGATCTGGGGGCGGCGCTGGCCGGTCTCGTCCTGCTGCTGCCGGTGATTCTGGTGGTCGCCGCCGTCGTGAAGGCGACCTCTCCCGGGCCGATCTTCTTCCGCCAGAAGCGCTGCGGCCGCAACGGACGCGAGTTCAAGATGGTCAAGTTCCGCACGATGGTGAAGGACGCCGAGGCGATGCAGACCGACCTGCGCCCCAAGAACGAGGTGGACGGTCCCATGTTCAAGATGGAGAACGATCCCCGCTCGACCAAGCTGGGGAAGCTCCTGCGCCGCTTCAGCATCGACGAGATCCCCCAGCTGTGGAACGTGCTGATGGGAGAGATGAGCCTGGTGGGCCCGCGCCCCCTGGCCGAGAAGGAGATGCAGTTCTGCCCGGCCTGGCGCGACGCGCGATTGAAGGTGCGGCCGGGGATCACCGGCCTGTGGCAGGTCAGCGGCCGGAGCAAGACGTCGTTTCACGACTGGATCCGCCTCGACATCGAATACGTGCGGGAGCGGTCCCTGATGCTGGATCTGAGAATCCTCTTGCGGACCCTGTTCATCGTGTTCCACACGCGCGGGTCCTTCTGA
- a CDS encoding glycosyltransferase family 4 protein, protein MRIAVLCGHYPYSGAGVIAFEAARELARAHEVAFIHGGSEELDLREEGLRRISLPLPPEPDRRPWHLFWNPAMIRKLKAALRSFQPEILHFHIVQRRSFSLAALLLSRRAPTVWTLHDQWHLCLRSVPEPPSCEGMRRLCVFCSAWPGASIAGKLLKEAVYAASPLEVVVPSRWLEELTRYSLLGRKKMHLVYNGIDLERFQPASEEAGDRAVTLLFVSGPNDPTKGLAELLQAFQALRAAHPKVKLRLVGTLPPGAPAEGIEATGSVERERMPEEYRRADLFVLPTLADNTPVTLMEAMASGLPSVATRVGGIPELVRDDVTGRLVAPGDVAGLTSALDDLVRDGAQRRAMGRAARREAEARFSRRRMAGQLEGIYRGMLGRIEMRAAGAEASAAGGAS, encoded by the coding sequence GTGAGAATCGCGGTGCTGTGCGGCCATTACCCCTATAGCGGGGCCGGGGTCATCGCCTTCGAGGCGGCCCGCGAGCTGGCGCGCGCCCACGAGGTTGCTTTCATCCATGGCGGCAGCGAGGAGCTCGACCTGCGGGAGGAAGGGCTGCGGCGGATTTCGCTGCCGCTGCCGCCCGAGCCGGACCGCCGCCCCTGGCATCTGTTCTGGAATCCGGCGATGATCCGCAAGCTGAAGGCGGCGCTGCGCTCCTTCCAGCCCGAGATCCTGCACTTCCACATCGTGCAGAGGCGCAGCTTCTCGCTGGCCGCCCTCCTCCTGTCGCGCCGCGCTCCGACCGTGTGGACGCTGCACGATCAGTGGCACCTCTGCCTGCGCTCGGTTCCCGAGCCGCCGTCGTGCGAAGGGATGCGGCGCCTGTGCGTCTTCTGCAGCGCCTGGCCGGGCGCTTCGATCGCGGGCAAGCTGCTCAAGGAGGCGGTCTACGCCGCCTCGCCCCTCGAAGTGGTGGTGCCGTCGCGCTGGCTCGAGGAGCTCACCCGCTACTCGCTTCTGGGACGCAAGAAGATGCATCTCGTCTACAACGGCATCGACCTCGAGCGCTTCCAGCCCGCCTCGGAGGAGGCCGGCGATCGCGCCGTGACCCTGCTGTTCGTCTCCGGCCCGAACGATCCGACCAAGGGGCTCGCCGAGCTCCTGCAGGCCTTCCAGGCCCTGCGCGCGGCGCATCCGAAGGTAAAGCTGCGCCTGGTCGGGACACTCCCTCCCGGCGCGCCCGCCGAGGGGATCGAGGCGACCGGCAGCGTGGAGCGCGAGCGCATGCCCGAGGAATACCGGCGCGCCGATCTGTTCGTCCTCCCGACTCTGGCCGACAATACTCCCGTGACGCTCATGGAGGCGATGGCTTCCGGCCTGCCTTCCGTGGCCACCAGGGTGGGCGGCATCCCCGAGCTCGTGAGGGACGACGTCACGGGCCGTCTGGTGGCTCCCGGCGACGTCGCCGGTCTGACATCGGCCCTGGATGATCTGGTGCGCGACGGAGCGCAGCGTCGCGCCATGGGGCGTGCGGCCCGCCGCGAAGCGGAGGCCCGCTTCTCGCGGCGCCGGATGGCAGGGCAGCTGGAAGGAATCTACCGGGGAATGCTGGGTCGGATAGAGATGCGCGCGGCCGGCGCAGAGGCCTCGGCGGCGGGAGGTGCCTCATGA
- a CDS encoding polysaccharide biosynthesis tyrosine autokinase — MREETQQQQTSELEFDIQAYLRLIAANKWIIISFTIVLGVAVGVWSSLQPKLYEAQSSVLAGRELPRLLSFDDVLPGEQIRDLNYVQTQVAILGSRSFLQKAVKRLIREGFYGKVDEKDVENKSRKLAKMMEPRINVMPAGQSRVLKITVRGGFPDRVARIADAIAEEYVDSNLEKKQQMADQGVTWLESRLAEQKAKLGEAESALQTFKEQENIMASDEEDPFSTLALGRLNEEYLTTRFQRMEREQRIEALKRATKGGSSSSSGAKSATNALDAEVQNAVKEQMKKEYVDGQIQLRELSQRYGPDHPDILSLKLKVDRIGAELKTMDVPDMGTPSADPSLKGASLAELTSDYNILKNKEDALAKTLESHKAAVRNVGRVGVRYGFLKQEVEINRTTYNGLLQRLNETKLSGEIKNPAVLVLDKAEVPTIPVEPNVGRNIMMALVLGPVFSIGFVLLREHLDSRMKGPDDAGRTLGLPVLCVVPELPGGPGEKVNGVMPLLTVNEPRSHVAEMYRNLRTSILFSSGKQNIKTVLVTSAVAGEGKSTTAANLAAVMAQSGRKVLLIDADLRRPALHRYFNREQGRGIVRLLTTDCTLEEAIQTSSVENLDLLLCVGIPPNPSELLGSERARMVMEQLKARYDLIVVDSPVLISVTDSVILAARSDAVLMVHRPGAAERTLVRRARERLDEVQANVIGLVLNKVNLKKQGYRYPEYGYYGYEGYPSQDAAAEKPKGKQKKA; from the coding sequence ATGAGGGAAGAGACGCAGCAGCAACAGACCTCCGAGCTCGAGTTCGATATCCAGGCCTATCTCCGCCTGATCGCAGCCAACAAGTGGATCATCATCTCCTTCACGATCGTGCTCGGCGTCGCCGTGGGGGTCTGGTCGTCCCTGCAGCCCAAGCTGTACGAGGCCCAGAGCAGCGTCCTCGCGGGGCGCGAATTGCCCCGCCTGCTCAGCTTCGACGACGTCCTGCCGGGCGAGCAGATCCGCGACCTCAACTACGTCCAGACGCAGGTGGCGATCCTCGGGAGCCGCAGCTTCCTGCAGAAAGCGGTGAAGCGCCTCATCCGGGAGGGCTTCTACGGCAAGGTGGACGAGAAGGACGTCGAGAACAAGTCGCGCAAGCTCGCCAAGATGATGGAGCCGCGTATCAACGTCATGCCGGCCGGGCAGTCGCGCGTCCTCAAGATCACCGTGCGCGGCGGCTTCCCCGACCGGGTGGCGCGCATCGCCGATGCCATCGCCGAAGAATACGTCGACAGCAACCTGGAGAAGAAGCAGCAGATGGCGGACCAGGGGGTGACCTGGCTGGAATCAAGGCTGGCCGAGCAGAAGGCGAAGCTGGGCGAGGCCGAGTCGGCGCTGCAGACCTTCAAGGAGCAGGAGAACATCATGGCCTCCGACGAGGAGGATCCCTTCTCGACTCTGGCGCTGGGACGGCTGAATGAAGAGTACCTGACCACCCGCTTCCAGCGCATGGAACGCGAGCAGCGCATCGAGGCGCTCAAGCGCGCCACCAAGGGCGGCAGCTCCTCTTCTTCGGGGGCGAAGAGCGCCACCAACGCTCTCGACGCGGAGGTTCAGAACGCGGTCAAGGAGCAGATGAAGAAGGAATATGTCGACGGCCAAATCCAGCTGCGCGAGCTGTCGCAGCGCTACGGCCCGGACCATCCCGACATCCTGTCCCTCAAGCTCAAGGTGGATCGGATCGGCGCGGAGCTGAAGACCATGGATGTCCCGGACATGGGGACGCCGAGTGCCGACCCGTCGCTGAAGGGTGCCTCCCTGGCCGAGCTGACCTCCGACTACAACATCCTCAAGAACAAGGAAGACGCCCTCGCCAAGACCCTCGAGTCCCACAAGGCGGCAGTGCGCAACGTCGGCCGCGTGGGGGTGCGCTACGGCTTCCTGAAGCAGGAGGTCGAGATCAATCGCACGACCTACAACGGGCTGCTGCAGCGCCTCAACGAGACGAAGCTGTCGGGCGAGATCAAGAACCCGGCCGTGCTGGTCCTGGACAAGGCCGAGGTCCCGACCATACCGGTGGAGCCCAACGTAGGGCGCAACATCATGATGGCCCTGGTTCTCGGGCCGGTGTTCTCCATCGGCTTCGTCCTGCTGCGCGAGCACCTGGACAGCCGGATGAAGGGGCCGGATGACGCGGGCCGGACGCTGGGCCTGCCGGTCCTGTGCGTGGTCCCCGAGCTGCCGGGCGGGCCGGGCGAGAAGGTGAACGGCGTCATGCCGCTGCTGACGGTGAACGAGCCGCGCTCGCACGTGGCGGAGATGTACCGAAATTTGAGAACCTCGATCCTGTTCTCCTCGGGGAAGCAGAACATCAAGACGGTCCTGGTCACCAGCGCGGTGGCGGGTGAAGGGAAGTCGACCACGGCGGCCAACCTCGCCGCGGTCATGGCCCAGAGCGGACGCAAGGTCCTGCTGATCGACGCCGATCTGCGGCGCCCCGCCCTGCACCGCTATTTCAACCGCGAGCAGGGACGCGGCATCGTCCGTCTCCTGACCACCGACTGCACGCTGGAGGAGGCGATCCAGACCTCGAGCGTGGAAAACCTGGATCTGCTGCTGTGCGTCGGCATCCCGCCCAATCCTTCCGAGCTGCTGGGCTCGGAGCGCGCGCGCATGGTCATGGAGCAGCTGAAGGCACGCTACGACCTGATCGTCGTCGACTCGCCGGTCCTGATCTCGGTGACCGACTCGGTGATCCTGGCGGCGCGCTCGGACGCGGTGCTGATGGTGCATCGTCCCGGGGCGGCGGAGCGTACCCTCGTGCGTCGGGCGCGGGAAAGGCTGGACGAGGTCCAGGCCAACGTCATCGGGCTGGTCCTGAACAAGGTGAATCTCAAGAAGCAGGGCTACCGGTATCCGGAATACGGCTACTACGGCTACGAGGGCTATCCCTCGCAGGACGCCGCGGCCGAGAAACCCAAGGGAAAGCAGAAAAAGGCGTGA
- a CDS encoding NAD-dependent epimerase/dehydratase family protein: protein MTMRRVLVTGGAGFIGSHLVAALRARGHRVRVLDVLDPQVHGRDGRHRGTPEDVEMLRGDILDEELLGRALEGIEVLFHQAASVGVGQSMYEAAAYTRVNSLGTALLMQRLAAPGSKVEKVVVASSMSLYGEGYYSCPSCGPVHPQPRSRRSLSPGEWEPACPRCKAPLEPLPTAETVPPAPTSIYAITKRCQEETVLVMGRAYGIPAVALRYFNVYGPGQALSNPYTGVAAIFASRLLNGAAPILFEDGMQSRDFIHVSDIVRANLLAMEKPQADGEVFNVGTGRRTTLLEMASSLAAKLRPQGDAAPQVAGTFREGDIRHCFADVTKIGKALGFEAAMPLERGYEDLAEWARTQKPQDFTREAVAELEARGLVS, encoded by the coding sequence ATGACGATGCGGCGCGTCCTCGTCACGGGAGGAGCCGGATTCATCGGCTCGCACCTGGTCGCCGCGCTGAGAGCGCGCGGGCACCGCGTGCGCGTCCTGGATGTCCTCGATCCGCAGGTGCACGGCCGCGACGGCCGGCACCGAGGCACGCCCGAGGACGTCGAGATGCTGCGCGGCGACATCCTGGACGAGGAGCTGCTCGGCCGTGCTCTGGAGGGCATCGAGGTGCTGTTTCATCAGGCCGCCAGCGTGGGCGTCGGCCAATCGATGTACGAGGCGGCCGCTTATACGCGGGTGAACAGCCTGGGGACGGCGCTGCTCATGCAGCGCCTGGCGGCGCCGGGCTCGAAGGTGGAGAAGGTCGTCGTCGCCTCGTCGATGTCGCTCTACGGCGAGGGATACTACTCCTGTCCCTCCTGCGGCCCGGTCCATCCGCAGCCGCGCAGCCGGCGCAGCCTGTCGCCGGGCGAATGGGAGCCGGCCTGCCCGCGCTGCAAGGCGCCGCTGGAGCCTCTACCCACGGCGGAGACGGTGCCACCTGCGCCCACATCGATCTACGCCATCACCAAGCGCTGCCAGGAGGAGACGGTGCTGGTGATGGGGCGCGCCTACGGCATTCCGGCCGTCGCCTTGCGCTACTTCAATGTCTATGGCCCCGGCCAGGCGCTGTCGAACCCTTACACCGGCGTGGCGGCGATTTTCGCCAGCCGCCTGCTCAATGGGGCGGCCCCGATCCTCTTCGAGGACGGCATGCAGAGCCGCGATTTCATCCATGTCTCCGATATCGTGCGCGCCAACCTGCTGGCGATGGAGAAGCCGCAGGCGGACGGCGAGGTGTTCAACGTGGGGACCGGCCGGCGCACGACCTTGCTGGAGATGGCCTCCTCGCTGGCGGCCAAGCTGCGCCCTCAGGGAGACGCGGCGCCCCAGGTGGCGGGGACCTTCCGGGAAGGCGACATCCGACATTGCTTCGCGGACGTGACGAAGATCGGCAAGGCCCTCGGATTCGAGGCGGCAATGCCCTTGGAGCGCGGCTACGAGGACCTGGCCGAGTGGGCCAGGACCCAGAAGCCGCAGGATTTCACCCGCGAGGCGGTCGCGGAGCTCGAGGCGCGCGGGCTGGTCTCCTGA